TCCGCAGATTGTCACAGATACAAGTTGGCAAAAACACATTGGCTATCAATGGCAAGCGCAAGCAATTCGGCAAGCAATGAAGAATATACCTGGTGTGGAATTGCAACCACCAGAATCTCAACGCAAGTTTAAGATCAGCTATTTTGTGGATGAAGCTAAAGCGCCAAACTTCCGAGAAATTATCCGCCATTTGCGTCGTCATCAACTTCCTGTTAAAGGGATTTATAGCCACAATATGTATCTTGACTTAGTGCCTATCCGGGCTTCTAAAGGAGATGCGATTCGCTATGTGGCTTTAAAATGGGGTTTACCTGTGCAACGTTTTTTAGTAGCAGGGGCATCAGGTAATGATGAAACCATGCTTGGTGGTCAAACTTTGGGAGTTGTGGTGGGGAATTACAGCCAAGAAATTGAAAAACTACGTGGTTATCCGCAGATTTATTTTGCTGAAGGTCATTATGCTTGGGGCATTTTGGAAGCTTTAGATCACTATGACTTTTTTGGTAATTTGTCGCCAAAATAGCTGGGAATCGTGACTGTTTAGGTAACTAAGTAAGTGGGCGTTAAAAATTGTCGTTATGACAAGGGAAGAGGGAAGAGGGAACGGGGAACGGGGAAGAGGGTTTTGGTGAATTTACTTTTTGTTACATACTTCGGTTTTTTCCCGCCGACTTACTTATAGCAATATAATAATATCCCCAACTTCTTTTTTATCTCGTAAATAAATTATGAATTGATGTCAGAAGTTGGGGTTCTGGGCTTTGCAAAGTGATGGGATATTTTTTATTTGGAATTCCCTTAGAGATATCAATGTCAAAGTCTCAATACGTCTTTAATTTACAACGGGGTGGCGATGTTTGGAAGTGGGAGCAGGAGCAGGTTCAATTACAAAATGGATGGCAGCAACTGTGGGAGAAAGGGGTAAAGTTGTGGCCGTTGATTTAAATACTCGTTTTCTCTCCAGCGTCAAATCATTGAATGTTGAAGTTATAGAAGCTTATATCCTAAATATTCCACTGGAACATCACTCTTTTGACTTTGTTCATGCACGTTAAGTTCTCATCCATATTAGAGGTTTATTTGCAGATGACCTCAACACATGGGCTATTTAATACGCAACTGTAGGAGTTACAGCCCAAAAGCCAGCAGAATAAGATTTTGGATTTTCAAAGACCAAAATTCCCTAAAAATGTCATCATAGTAAAGGTAAAAACACACTGGAGACAAGACCACGGTTTACGCACGCCCTTTAGCCCGGTTAATTGAGCAACTGCAACGCCTTCCTGGAGTAGGACCTAAATCCGCTCAACGTCTAGCATTGCACATTTTGAAGCGTCCAGAAGCAGAAGTAGAAGCCTTAGCACAAGCACTGATTGACGCAAAAAAACAGATAGGCTTGTGTCAAGTCTGCTATCACCTCTCATCTGAACCTGTATGTGAAATCTGCCGCAACCCCAACCGAGATAATCAAACTATCTGTGTAGTTGCAGATTCTCGTGATGTGATTGCACTGGAAAAAACCCGCGAGTATAAAGGTAAGTATCACGTTTTAGGTGGAGTAATTTCCCCAATGGACGGTATTGGCCCGGAACAGTTGACAGTTCAAGCTTTAGTACGCAGAGTCAGTCAACAAAAACCACAAGAAGTAATTATGGCAATTAGTCCCAGTGTAGAAGGGGAAACGACAACATTATATATAGGGCAGCTACTGAAACCATTTACTAAAGTCACACGTATCGCCTTTGGATTACCTGTGGGTGGTGATTTAGAGTATGCTGATGAGGTGACACTGGCTAGAGCTTTAGAAGGTCGTCGAGAATTAGATTAGATATCTGCAATTACTAAGCCGAGCGTTTCTTTTGTTTTTGATTATACTGTTGTAAATGGTACATATGATTAAACAAATGCCAACAATATTCCTCTGGTAATCCACAGGTAATCGCACCCCGTAGCACAACGTTAAAGTACCAATCGTTAGGTGCAACTTCTTCTTTTAGCTTGTTCACTACTACATAAGTACGAACGTTTTTGTATATTTGGTTTTGGCAGTGAATGTCTACTATTTCATGACGATAAAGTCCTTGGGAAACACCTTCACGTTTATCTAAGTGTTCACTCAGTCGCCAAGGTAGCTGATAAAGGACACCTTTGACAATGGATTTACTATCATTCACCACATCTAAAACACCACATTTACGATTAGGAGAATAAACATAAAATCCTAGTCGATATTCTTTTAATATTCCTGGTCCGATGACGTAAGGGTGGGTGTTTTCACCAAGCGATCGCTTTAAATCGACTGGACACATACACGAACCATAGGCAAAATAATAAAACGTCGGTTCTGTTGGTAGCGATTGTTGCAGTTGATACTCTACTTTGGCAGGATTTTGAGGTTGCACCCAACTGTGGTTTGTTTCTCCAGTTTTATTACTCATCTATCGCTGGCAGTTTTGAATAAAAAATTAAAAATTTATTATACAACCCAATATCAAAATTTATCCTATCAGATCCCCAATTTCTTCAATAAATTAGGGATCTTATTGTTATCCCTCTCAACAAACAAATTTATAATGATTGGGCGTTAGTTTTAATCTGATTCCAAGCGGAAACTACAGACTGTAATTTCTTTGGCAGTCCATCTTGAGAAATGTCGTTATACTGAAATGTCCCTTCTTGACTGGTGAGAGTATAGGTAATAAAATCAGCCGCCCCGCTAGGTGCTGGATAACTGAGATTTTTGAATTTAGCAATGTTCTTTTTATTCAACATCTTTTCAAATTGTGTTACCTCTTGCAAAGAAACTCTGCGAACGCTACGTTCAGAATCATTAGCATCACCAATACGCACACGCATCAACAGCCCATCATTCATTAAAACTGTTTGATAGGTTGCCCCAGTAAAACCACCTGTGGAAATTTCCCGGAATACCATACCTTGATCTAAAGGTGGTGGTAATTCGTTTTCAGGAATTGCTACAGGTTGGATTTTGCTATTTTTAATGTTTCTATTTTGGGCATTGATGGAATTTGCAGAAGCAGCATTATTATTGATGATAGTTAAGCCGCTACTTATAGATAAAATGGCAGTTAACATCAAATAAGCTGCTATTTTCCTTGGATTGATATTGGTTTTTAAGGTAGAGAAGTTTTTCATATTCACCATAAACAAATTACTGCTTGAAGGTATGTTCAGAAATCATTGGTTACTATTGCCATACAACAAATAAATAACCATTACGGAATTGAGATACCCGACTTCTTGAAAAAGTAGGGTATCTGGTTGCTTGAGTATACTCAAGGTAGACGCTAAAGTTTTAGAGATTGTTGCCTGGTTGCCAAAATTTTCCAAAACTCAGCACTACCTAATATCTCAGCTACTCAACTACTTATCAAAGCTTACTTACCCCAATTTCTCAATTTGAGTCTTCATCAGCTTCTGCACACTTACCAAAGCTCGATTTAATTCATAATTCCGTATTTGTGAATTCTGTAAATAAGCCTGTTGTTCTTCTTCAATCATTTTCACATCTTGAATCACCAAACCATCAAGTAATTTCTGCGCTGCACCAAATAAGCTATCTTTGATAAAACGGCGAAACCATACAGGTAATTTGTGTAATCTCCAAAAGGCATTGAGTGAGGTAAAGTGAATTAAATAGGCTTTTGTTTCTGTCTCATTCACGGGACACAATAAACAGTAAATTTTAAAATCATTACCCAAGGTAGATACCCAATGGGGATAAACATAACTTACATCTAAAGGTTCAGGATGTAAGCGTCGCAAAGCCGGAAAAAATAACTGGGATATAGACCAAATTTTATCTATTTTATAATAACTTTGGG
This genomic interval from Anabaena sphaerica FACHB-251 contains the following:
- the recR gene encoding recombination mediator RecR; this encodes MQRLPGVGPKSAQRLALHILKRPEAEVEALAQALIDAKKQIGLCQVCYHLSSEPVCEICRNPNRDNQTICVVADSRDVIALEKTREYKGKYHVLGGVISPMDGIGPEQLTVQALVRRVSQQKPQEVIMAISPSVEGETTTLYIGQLLKPFTKVTRIAFGLPVGGDLEYADEVTLARALEGRRELD
- a CDS encoding gamma-glutamylcyclotransferase, translating into MSNKTGETNHSWVQPQNPAKVEYQLQQSLPTEPTFYYFAYGSCMCPVDLKRSLGENTHPYVIGPGILKEYRLGFYVYSPNRKCGVLDVVNDSKSIVKGVLYQLPWRLSEHLDKREGVSQGLYRHEIVDIHCQNQIYKNVRTYVVVNKLKEEVAPNDWYFNVVLRGAITCGLPEEYCWHLFNHMYHLQQYNQKQKKRSA